Proteins found in one Channa argus isolate prfri chromosome 7, Channa argus male v1.0, whole genome shotgun sequence genomic segment:
- the LOC137131045 gene encoding CCN family member 3-like has protein sequence MTNNFISFFFFAAQVFSLVCSQVCSRRCQCPKEPPICPPGVPLILDDCVCCLVCARQKGEVCSETNPCDTQKGLQCDYTADIHKKTGICAAHQSNVCVLDGSVYQNGQTFFPTCKHQCMCRDGQIACLPLCNVDVMLPGPDCPMPRRVQVPGECCKKWVCEPQAEASVLGGFAMAAFRQEETVRFDGWDPTLNCIEQTTEWGACSQTCGVGVSSRVTNKNRRCEMVKQSRLCMIRPCDDQKDQMHLTQFAPKRGSKCQRMVKSDKAVHLSYKNCTSVQAYKPRYCGFCTDGRCCTPHRTKTALVEFQCAKGKTSKRPVMVILTCACHSHCPRDNTAWQPSELENSNIKL, from the exons ATGACAAATAATTTCataagtttctttttctttgcagcacAG GTGTTTTCATTAGTCTGTTCCCAGGTGTGTTCGAGGAGGTGTCAGTGCCCTAAGGAGCCCCCCATCTGTCCACCCGGGGTGCCCCTGATCTTGGATGACTGTGTCTGCTGCCTGGTGTGCGCCCGTCAGAAAGGGGAGGTCTGCTCTGAAACGAACCCCTGTGACACACAGAAAGGTCTGCAGTGTGACTATACAGCTGACATCCACAAGAAGACTGGTATTTGTGCTG CTCACCagagtaatgtgtgtgttttggatggtTCTGTCTACCAGAACGGCCAGACTTTCTTCCCTACCTGTAAACACCAGTGTATGTGCCGCGATGGGCAGATTGCCTGCCTGCCACTTTGTAACGTGGATGTAATGCTGCCTGGGCCAGACTGCCCCATGCCACGGAGGGTTCAGGTCCCAGGGGAGTGCTGCAAGAAGTGGGTGTGCGAGCCCCAGGCTGAGGCCAGTGTATTGGGTGGCTTTGCTATGGCCG CCTTTCGTCAGGAGGAAACAGTGAGATTTGATGGTTGGGACCCCACCCTGAACTGCATTGAGCAGACCACTGAGTGGGGCGCCTGCTCTCAAACCTGTGGTGTAGGGGTATCCAGCAGGGTCACCAACAAGAACCGTCGGTGTGAAATGGTGAAGCAGAGTCGACTGTGTATGATCAGACCTTGTGATGACCAGAAGGACCAGATGCACCTGACACAGTTTGCACCAAAG AGAGGCAGTAAATGCCAGAGGATGGTGAAGAGCGACAAAGCCGTGCACCTCTCCTACAAGAACTGCACCAGTGTCCAGGCCTATAAGCCACGCTACTGTGGCTTCTGCACAGACGGCCGCTGTTGTACGCCCCACAGAACGAAGACTGCCCTGGTGGAGTTCCAGTGTGCCAAAGGCAAAACCAGCAAGAGGCCAGTCATGGTGATCCTGACCTGTGCCTGCCACAGCCACTGCCCACGAGACAACACTGCTTGGCAGCCATCAGAACTggaaaacagcaacataaaGTTATAG
- the LOC137130973 gene encoding nuclear factor 7, ovary-like, whose amino-acid sequence MASASGFLCEDQFLCSICLDVFMEPLSIPCGHNFCKSCITRHWEGKEKCQCPLCNSTFNKGLNLCINTAFREVVENFKKHRKETSCDNNSFLAKPGEVPCDCCLDKKVKASKTCLVCLTSFCELHLQPHQRVDALKRHQLTEPVLNLVDKICKTHNRVLELFCRNDLTCICVLCTDHSAHDTVPLDKAYVNKKVQIGKKKAEQTSTKRAQKMKAPVQTVKKDKNDGTPKSLASLQTQGSHIWWFPNEGSHIFHKYSYVPGNSSFSEDGFCYEIQVNSNWDLGVVIESKRGKSTLLPIHGNGMGIIRLARNSNGKALQNDPVHLYLIKKPERMLVFVECESELVSFYDPYAKITIYSLTVSKTNGRILLFLLPCSTGSWVQRLQNKVQNIKERAQHSNDLFFLVVMACVFFLLIISSEPK is encoded by the coding sequence ATGGCCTCAGCTAGTGGTTTTCTGTGTGAAGATCAGTTCCTGTGCTCCATCTGTTTGGATGTTTTCATGGAGCCTCTTTCTATCCCATGTGGACATAATTTCTGCAAATCCTGTATCACCAGGCACTGGGAGGGCAAAGAGAAGTGTCAGTGTCCACTGTGCAACTCCACGTTCAATAAGGGGCTCAACCTTTGCATCAACACTGCATTCAGGGAGGTTGTGGAGAATTTCAAGAAGCATCGTAAGGAAACATCATGTGACAACAATAGTTTTCTCGCCAAACCAGGAGAGGTTCCGTGTGACTGCTGCCTTGACAAAAAAGTCAAAGCCTCTAAAACCTGTTTGGTGTGTTTGACCTCTTTCTGTGAGCTACACCTACAGCCTCATCAGAGAGTTGATGCCTTAAAGAGACACCAACTGACTGAGCCTGTGCTTAACCTGGTAGACAAGATTTGCAAGACACACAATAGGGTTTTAGAGCTTTTCTGCAGGAATGACCTGACTTGTATTTGTGTTCTGTGTACAGATCATAGTGCCCATGACACAGTTCCTCTGGATAAAGCATATGTAAACAAGAAGGTTCAGATAGGGaagaaaaaagctgaacaaaCAAGTACAAAGAGGGCACAGAAAATGAAAGCACCAGTGCAGACagtgaagaaagacaaaaatgatgGGACACCAAAAAGTTTGGCTTCTCTTCAAACACAAGGTTCTCACATTTGGTGGTTTCCCAATGAAGGCTCGCatattttccataaatattCCTATGTTCCAGGAAACAGTAGCTTTTCTGAAGATGGATTCTGCTATGAAATTCAGGTCAACAGTAACTGGGATTTAGGAGTAGTCATAGAGTCAAAGCGTGGGAAGAGCACACTCTTACCAATCCATGGGAATGGAATGGGGATCATTAGGTTAGCGAGGAACAGCAACGGGAAAGCACTACAAAATGACCCTGTGCATCTCTACTTAATAAAGAAACCTGAGAGAATGTTAGTGTTTGTAGAGTGTGAGAGTGAACTGGTGTCCTTCTATGATCCTTATGCAAAAATTACAATCTACTCATTAACTGTTTCCAAAACCAATGGGAGAATTTTATTATTCCTACTTCCCTGTTCTACTGGTAGCTGGGTACAGAGGCTACAAAACAAGGTTCAGAACATTAAAGAACGGGCACAGCATTCAAATGACTTATTCTTCTTGGTTGTTAtggcctgtgttttttttcttctaattatTTCATCTGAGCCAAAATAA